In the Drosophila gunungcola strain Sukarami unplaced genomic scaffold, Dgunungcola_SK_2 000001F, whole genome shotgun sequence genome, one interval contains:
- the LOC128262704 gene encoding piezo-type mechanosensitive ion channel component isoform X4 — protein MVFSYACMVIQRIVVPAVLVLAALMRPVGISFVYLLMFFVSPFVPLATRRNFKGSVTAFFIILLTLSTLVLLGHITLQILAVSLTLPIYNCSFSERLLRHIGFVSFIDLQPFAIIEWLVPEVLVFATSLGSYLTVKRVASQPVGAEQLENGEVVDGQAENAQSSTAPAPDANGGDVQQATATTPLQQQQQQLRKRVSMISQHIHFEGLIKISPLFCLATLFFAAVLRPSVPGGFYFLIFLLAGTYWATCQTLQRGFALLLRCVMVVLVLHSLSIVSYQTPWMQSHLNHTTLTARLIGLEPLIESYCSPDIRVFLYNNKLSLDSYLNPFALFFAYFALALTTKHLIKPRVELKSATAFGQQLDCNSSSISNTTGNKVNRQLSLLTSQTSRGRRDGSNPGGGGATTTTTTTTTTASTTVRNQRLSVSLRRDQRATLNEPTETTPLVRQSTRKSRTPQPVESGSSVAPSAIQRGNAIQLDSMEQRSEQENTTTSILDQISYGFVSVGSFIYQNSYIFTNILMMAWSIVYHSWLTFVLLLWANVLWMIPNQRKAMMRSSPFIVLYAEALLVAQYIYGMDLNNNELPTKVSTAGINLQQIGFERPIENQMRPCVPLIVKTAFVLMFWVTSRQFFKEKRDRRRDSTLADIIAPLQITVGSAGSSYLINDGKKTSKFLKKAGDVIKNLLVRLWIWLLVLVIFLCAITGENMTVFRICYMALFLFFLLVFQSSSKAWVKIMYGFWLFLIFYAMSILILIYTYQFDKFDTYWNDYLNVSKTLQNDIGLKRYQTKDLFLHLVSPTIIVILTVIQVHYFHKRFIASLQQQPAAAGGSAQQKPTETTALEPAPSKRRGSAGSLRRSQGPSAEAAPGATTDFETSVRDLVRISFRKIKNKSEYIFKNFKDVFWRFLELHIMKAVYIAAFVCSVSEVCVLHIVFVGFCVLGATSRKAVQVVISRLISFIVTIIVLSKMIYQIGYLSHSQYNVVCSDNQTANNAEWIGLTKADKVTGGLMSLLRTYIIYMVIVTLHAVITLRQLQMRVKIGALNAPPTKLLFPNIIRADAEKDLVGLVKYLLNFGFYKFGIEISLIALVSTITYRQDIVAVAYALWLVVLLLLRRSQCAKIWGVFQAFFAISILTQYMVLVGLPPSSCLVYPWDEGTFGEGIQRWTMLPGALHFNHVPKLIFDFIVLVILNRQKSIFCIEQRYASNDDYPGGSNRSVIADIAQLGRVPFDNPTHDFCSYIRNYSDILKNGVLCGFYWFTLAVVFLAGTNIADLLALGYLIGAFIFLWQGSDFYLRPIHTIICRWKWLLAFNVTNILIKTTFQMAGCLFMTQLTTDCCWLVHMLGITCTSNAPKEQVMLPEDTVSVLSPGECPKITHQVVLLWDTICFAFIIFQLRIFKSHYFCHIITDTKANNILASRGADIIESLRHKQIAHRHDHEKQVLHKIKRKMERIRATQQKMLRPLDKQTHFDEHGYPLPAPTVRRRKEIKLHPHATRAGDYYMFEEMDDKFELDLIHDEIDFLEEENITESEMKMQRRKTLYDKSKDAPTGDFPSTSKGISKERDAATASSSASPAPTRDVADLPVIPPPSTGPGREATSKETSDSKSKMEVDSGEVTAKDSDEDFDTNPIIRLLEGFLVTLTIRLNRFSRNYRFVNRILAGEKKTLKESSSLNRLGLSSAAAMFHFLKSNLESDESGPPASTSTPRRVVIAPPNATEHTDPTSTTQNTDTTTTPLSPPEPLQPLQPPTTTSTPQQQHQHIRAVDEIIELPVDTVDAVTSRKQSINSSPPAKGAGEFNLEEENFAMRDHHIIVELLISSWYALLANTDLICYIVVFVNQVVNASLISLPLPIMVFLWGTLSLPRPTKTFWVTLIAYTQAIVLIKCIFQFKLIWSNYHQLPNQPLAPAKIFGVENKAHYAIYDLILLLVLFLHRYLLKSQGLWKSGYKDTDNQFTKPTASIDDRDDSDNLSQPDSRQLNEDAAQKMSLQVSQASLPGSPEFSKSGINQLERTKYTSSLYKFFFSLVHKSRLATDVYALMFLCDFVNFFVLLFGFTAFGTQQTESDEGVQTYLAENKVPIPFLIMLLVQFLLIVIDRALYLRKALVNKIIFHFFSVIGIHIWMFFVVPAVTERTFNSLAPPIIFYVIKCFYMLLSSYQIKSGYPKRILGNFFTKGFSMVNMIAFKVYMQIPFLYELRTILDWVCIDSTMTIFDWLKMEDIFSNIYLIRCTRQSETDFPAMRAQKKASLSKLIMGGTVVLLIVICIWGPLCLFALGNAVGTSNVPYQVSLSIRIGPYDPIYTTNNYDSIYEINPEMYSQMTNAYIKEKQALTFIAGYDATDVAAVRLAGNSPSLWNIAPPDRQRLLNDLRNNHTLKARFSYSLTRKAPAKGLKETVGDEHAISLDESFEGRAALIHMLSETHDVEPVPSNTTTTNETTTAPTPKVEEVVVIPGMIPKFIKVLNSGDAAVVSVLSEKHHEYRPLVIKMHRDNETNGLWWEIRDFCNDTFYNETLSKFAYSNCTSGIVMYTFNDKKFPSTFSFLTAGGIIGLYTTFVLLASRFMKSFIGGQNRKIMFEDLPYVDRVLQLCLDIYLVREALEFALEEDLFAKLLFLYRSPETLIKWTRPKEEYVDDDGDTDSIPSRMSVRRPEQLQQQQQQLQ, from the exons ATGGTCTTCAGCTATGCGTGCATGGTGATCCAGCGCATCGTGGTGCCGGCGGTCCTGGTCCTCG CTGCGCTGATGCGACCAGTGGGCATATCCTTTGTGTACCTGCTGATGTTCTTTGTGTCGCCCTTTGTGCCTCTGGCCACGCGTCGCAACTTCAAAGGATCTGTTACCGCCTTCTTCATCATCCTGCTGACGTTGAGCACTCTGGTTCTTTTGGGTCACATAACGCTGCAGATTCTGGCGGTTAGCCTTACCCTACCGATCTACAACTGTTCGTTCAGTGAGCGCTTGCTGCGGCACATTGGCTTCGTGAGCTTTATCGATCTACA GCCATTTGCCATTATCGAGTGGCTGGTGCCAGAGGTGCTGGTTTTTGCCACTTCCCTGGGATCTTATCTTACGGTGAAGCGTGTGGCCTCACAGCCCGTCGGTGCTGAGCAGCTGGAAAATGGCGAAGTGGTCGATGGACAGGCGGAAAACGCCCAATCCTCGACAGCGCCTGCCCCAGATGCCAATGGCGGTGATGTGCAACAGGCCACGGCCACCACgccactgcagcagcagcaacagcagctgaGGAAACGCGTGTCCATGATCAGCCAGCACATCCACTTCGAGGGATTGATCAAGATCT CTCCTCTGTTCTGCCTGGCCACGCTGTTCTTTGCGGCCGTGCTGCGTCCCTCGGTGCCAGGCGGCTTCTACTTTCTCATTTTCCTGCTGGCCGGCACCTACTGGGCAACCTGCCAGACGCTGCAACG GGGCTTTGCGTTGTTGCTGCGCTGCGTGATGGTCGTCCTGGTGCTGCACTCCCTGTCCATTGTGTCCTACCAGACGCCCTGGATGCAGAGCCACCTCAATCATACCACTTTGACAGCCCG TTTGATTGGATTGGAACCGCTCATTGAATCCTACTGCTCGCCGGACATCCGAGTATTTCTTTACAATAATAAGCTGTCTCTGGACTCGTACCTCAATCCGTTTGCATTGTTCTTTGCGTATTTCGCTCTGGCCCTGACGACCAAGCATCTCATTAAGCCACGG GTGGAATTGAAATCCGCCACCGCCTTTGGCCAGCAGCTAGATTGCAatagcagcagcatcagcaacaccACCGGCAACAAGGTCAACCGCCAGCTATCGCTGCTCACCTCGCAGACCTCGCGTGGTCGCCGGGATGGGTCCAATCCTGGCGGAGGTGGAGCCACCactaccaccaccaccaccactaccaccgCATCGACCACAGTCCGCAATCAGCGCTTGAGT GTTTCTTTGCGCCGTGATCAGCGTGCAACGTTGAATGAACCGACTGAGACGACGCCT TTGGTGCGTCAAAGCACACGAAAGTCGCGCACACCGCAACCGGTGGAGAGTGGATCCTCGGTGGCACCCAGTGCAATCCAACGGGGCAATGCAATTCAGCTGGACTCCATGGAGCAGCGGTCGGAGCAGGAGAACACCACCACCTCCATACTGGATCAGATATCGTATGGGTTCGTCAGCGTGGGAAGTTTCATCTATCAGAACAGCTATATATTCACCAATATTCTGATGATG GCCTGGTCCATAGTCTACCACAGTTGGCTGACTTTTGTGCTGCTGCTTTGGGCCAATGTGCTGTGGATGATTCCCAATCAGCGGAAGGCCATGATGCGTTCTAGTCCATTTATTGTCCTATATGCTGAGGCGCTACTGGTGGCCCAGTACATATACGGCATGGATCTGAACAACAATGAACTTCCTACGAAGGTTTCC ACGGCGGGCATTAACCTGCAGCAAATTGGCTTCGAACGACCCATCGAGAACCAGATGCGTCCGTGTGTGCCGCTGATCGTGAAGACTGCCTTTGTGCTGATGTTTTGGGTGACGTCGCGGCAGTTCTTCAAGGAGAAGCGCGATCGTCGGAGAGATAGCACCCTGGCGGACATCATTGCACCACTGCAAATCACCGTGGGATCGGCTGGTTCCAGCTACCTCATCAACGACGGCAAGAAGACCTCAAAGTTCCTAAAGAAGGCCGGCGATGTGATCAAGAATCTGCTGGTGCGCTTGTGGATTtggctgctggtgctggtgatCTTCCTCTGTGCGATCACTGGGGAGAACATGACCGTCTTCCGCATCTGCTACATGGCCCTGTTCCTATTCTTCTTGCTGGTCTTTCAATCCTCGTCCAAGGCCTGGGTTAAGATCATGTACGGCTTCTGGCTGTTCCTGATCTTCTACGCCATGTCCATACTCATATTGATCTATACATATCAGTTCGACAAGTTCGATACCTACTGGAATGACTATCTCAATGTGTCCAAGACGCT GCAAAACGACATTGGTCTTAAGCGCTATCAGACCAAGGATTTGTTCCTCCACTTGGTCTCGCCCACGATAATTGTGATTCTGACCGTGATCCAAGTGCACTACTTCCACAAACGCTTCATTGCCTCACTGCAGCAACAGCCAGCGGCGGCTGGCGGCTCGGCACAGCAGAAACCCACGGAGACAACTGCCCTGGAACCGGCGCCATCCAAGCGTCGTGGCAGCGCCGGTTCACTGCGTCGATCGCAGGGTCCTTCGGCGGAGGCTGCTCCCGGAGCCACCACCGATTTCGAGACATCTGTGCGGGATTTGGTGCGCATTTCGTTCCGCAAGATCAAGAACAAGTCGGAGTACATTTTCAAGAACTTCAAGGACGTCTTCTGGCGCTTCCTGGAGCTGCACATCATGAAGGCTGTCTATATCGCAGCCTTTGTCTGTAGTGTCAGCGAAGTTTGCGTCCTGCACATTGTCTTCGTGGGCTTCTGTGTGCTGGGCGCCACCTCGCGCAAGGCTGTCCAGGTGGTGATCAGCCGCCTCATCTCGTTCATTGTCACGATCATAGTGCTGTCCAAGATGATCTATCAGATCGGGTACCTCAGCCACTCACAGTATAATGTGGTTTGT TCGGACAACCAGACAGCCAACAATGCCGAGTGGATAGGCCTTACCAAGGCCGACAAGGTAACGGGTGGACTGATGAGTCTGCTGCGCACCTACATCATCTACATGGTAATTGTGACCTTGCATGCAGTGATCACTCTGCGTCAGCTGCAAATGCGCGTCAAGATCGGTGCCTTGAATGCACCACCCACCAAGCTGCTGTTTCCCAACATTATTCGAGCTGATGCTGAAAAGGATCTGGTGGGATTGGTGAAGTATCTCCTCAACTTTGGCTTCTACAAGTTTGGCATCGAGATATCGCTGATCGCCCTGGTCTCCACCATCACATACCGCCAGGACATTGTGGCCGTGGCCTATGCTCTGTGGCTGGTGGTGCTGTTGCTCCTCAGGAGATCGCAGTGTGCCAAAATATGGGGCGTTTTCCAGGCCTTCTTTGCCATCTCCATACTGACACAGTATATGGTTTTGGTTGGCCTGCCGCCGAGCTCATGTCTGG TTTATCCCTGGGATGAGGGCACCTTTGGCGAGGGCATCCAACGCTGGACAATGCTGCCGGGAGCCCTGCACTTCAACCACGTGCCCAAGCTGATCTTCGACTTCATTGTGCTTGTCATCCTGAATCGCCAGAAGAGCATCTTCTGCATCGAGCAGCGCTATGCCAGCAACGATGACTATCCCGGTGGCAGCAACCGCAGTGTGATCGCGGATATCGCTCAACTGGGTCGCGTTCCCTTCGACAATCCCACCCACGATTTCTGCTCGTACATACGCAACTACTCGGACATACTGAAGAACGGAGTGCTGTGCGGCTTCTACTGGTTCACCCTGGCGGTGGTTTTCCTGGCCGGCACCAATATTGCTGATCTGCTGGCCCTGGGCTATCTAATCGGGGCTTTTATATTCCTGTGGCAGGGCTCTGACTTCTATCTGCGACCCATCCACACCATCATCTGTCGCTGGAAGTGGCTGCTGGCCTTTAATGTGACGAATATACTGATCAAGACGACCTTCCAAATGGCCGGCTGTCTGTTTATGACACAACTGACCACCGATTGCTGCTGGCTGGTGCACATGTTGGGCATCACCTGCACGAGTAATGCTCCTAAGGAGCAGGTAATGCTGCCCGAGGACACGGTTTCGGTACTTTCGCCCGGCGAGTGCCCCAAGATCACCCATCAGGTGGTTCTGCTGTGGGACACCATCTGCTTTGCCTTCATCATCTTCCAGCTGCGCATCTTTAAGTCTCACTACTTCTGTCACATCATCACGGACACCAAGGCAAATAATATCCTGGCCTCAAG AGGAGCCGACATTATTGAGAGCCTGCGACACAAGCAGATTGCCCACCGCCACGACCATGAAAAGCAGGTGCTGCACAAGATCAAGCGGAAGATGGAGCGCATCCGAGCCACGCAGCAGAAGATGCTTCGTCCCCTGGACAAACAGACCCACTTTGATG aacATGGTTATCCACTTCCTGCACCAACAGTACGCAGAAggaaggaaattaaattacatcCACATg CTACACGTGCTGGTGATTACTACATGTTTGAGGAGATGGATGATAAGTTTGAACTCGACTTGATACACGATGAGATTGACTTTTTGGAGGAGGAGAACATCACCGAAAGTGAGATGAAGATGCAGCGCCGCAAGACACTCTACGAC AAGTCGAAGGATGCACCCACTGGCGACTTTCCGTCCACCAGCAAGGGCATCTCCAAGGAACGCGATGCGGCCACAGCTTCCAGTTCGGCCAGTCCAGCGCCCACCAGGGATGTGGCTGATCTGCCCGTGATACCGCCACCTTCAACTGGCCCGGGGCGAGAGGCCACCTCCAAGGAAACCTCGGATAGCAAGTCCAAAATGGAAGTCGATAGCGGCGAGGTGACGGCCAAGGATTCCGATGAGGACTTCGACACCAATCCCATTATCAGACTGCTCGAGGGCTTCTTGGTCACGCTGACCATAAGACTGAACCGCTTCTCGCGCAACTATCGTTTTGTCAATCGCATTTTGGCTGGCGAGAAGAAGACCCTTAAG GAATCCAGCTCGTTGAATCGCTTGGGACTGTCCAGTGCCGCTGCCATGTTCCACTTCCTCAAGTCCAATCTCGAGAG CGATGAAAGCGGCCCGCCCGCCTCCACATCCACCCCGCGGCGGGTGGTCATCGCACCACCGAATGCCACCGAGCACACAGATCCTACCAGCACCACACAGAACACAGACACGACAACCACACCGCTATCACCACCCGAACCACTGCAACCACTGCaaccaccaacaacaaccagtacaccacagcaacagcatcagcaCATTCGCGCTGTCGACGAAATCATCGAACTGCCCGTAGATACCGTCGATGCAGTCACCTCTAG aAAACAATCAATCAATTCATCGCCGCCAGCCAAGGG CGCGGGGGAATTCAACCTGGAGGAGGAGAACTTTGCCATGCGAGATCATCATATCATTGTGGAGTTGCTGATCTCCTCGTGGTACGCCTTGTTGGCCAACACGGATCTCATCTGCTATATTGTGGTGTTCGTCAATCAG GTGGTTAATGCCAGTCTTATTTCGCTGCCGCTGCCCATAATGGTGTTCTTGTGGGGCACCTTGTCTCTGCCACGCCCCACAAAAACTTTCTGGGTCACTCTGATTGCCTACACCCAGGCCATTGTGCTGATCAAGTGCATCTTCCAGTTCAAACTGATCTGGTCCAACTACCACCAACTGCCCAATCAGCCGCTGGCACCAGCCAAAATCTTTGGCGTGGAGAATAAGGCACACTATGCCATTTATGATCTGATCCTTTTGCTGGTACTGTTCCTGCATCGCTATCTGCTTAAGTCGCAGGGCCTGTGGAAATCGGGCTACAAGGATACGGATAATCAGTTCACCAAACCCACCGCTAGCAT TGATGATCGCGATGATAGCGACAATCTATCGCAACCCGACTCCCGCCAGCTGAACGAAGATGCTGCTCAGAAGATGAGTCTGCAAGTGAGTCAGGCTTCTTTGCCTGGATCGCCAGAGTTTAGCAAGAGTGGCATCAACCAGCTAGA ACGCACCAAGTACACCTCTTCGCTGTACAAGTTCTTCTTTAGTCTGGTTCACAAATCCCGCCTAGCCACTGATGTCTATGCCCTGATGTTCCTCTGCGATTTTGTGAACTTCTTTGTGCTGCTTTTTGGCTTCACTGCATTTGGA ACCCAACAAACCGAAAGCGACGAGGGTGTGCAGACTTATCTGGCGGAGAACAAAGTGCCCATACCTTTCCTGATCATGCTACTGGTTCAGTTCCTGCTCATCGTTATAGATCGAGCCTTGTACCTGCGCAAAGCCCTGGTCAACAAGATCATCTTCCACTTCTTCTCGGTGATTGGCATACACATCTGGATGTTCTTCGTGGTGCCGGCTGTCACGGAGCGCACCTTCAACTCCCTGGCACCGCCCATCATTTTCTACGTGATCAAGTGCTTCTACATGCTGCTGAGCTCGTATCAAATCAAATCCGGCTACCCCAAGCGCATTCTGGGCAACTTCTTCACCAAGGGCTTCTCGATGGTCAACATGATCGCCTTCAAGGTGTATATGCAGATCCCATTCCTGTACGAGCTGCGAACGATCTTGGATTGGGTGTGCATCGACAGCACAATGACCATCTTTGACTGGCTGAAGATGGAGGACATTTTCTCAAACATCTATCTGATTCGCTGCACCAGGCAGTCGGAGACCGATTTTCCGGCGATGAGAGCCCAGAAGAAGGCCTCACTTTCCAAGCTAATCATGGGCGGCACCGTTGTCCTGCTGATTGTGATTTGCATTTGGGGACCACTGTGTCTGTTCGCTCTGGGCAATGCCGTCGGCACCTCGAATGTGCCCTATCAGGTGTCTCTGTCGATCCGAATTGGACCCTATGATCCCATCTACACCACGAATAACTACGATAGCATATACGAGATCAATCCCGAGATGTACTCTCAGATGACTAATGCCTATATTAAGGAAAAACAGGCTCTGACGTTTATAGCTGGCTATGATGCAACGGATGTGGCCGCAGTTCGACTGGCTGGGAACTCGCCATCCCTTTGGAATATAGCTCCACCGGATAGGCAGCGGTTGCTAAATGATTTGAGAAATA aCCACACACTGAAGGCCCGCTTTTCCTATTCCCTCACGCGAAAGGCACCCGCCAAGGGATTAAAGGAGACTGTTGGCGATGAGCATGCCATTTCCCTGGACGAATCCTTCGAGGGACGCGCGGCTCTTATCCATATGCTTAGCGAGACTCATGATGTGGAGCCGGTTCCTAGCAATACCACCACCACCAATGAAACCACTACCGCTCCCACTCCCAAAGTCGAAGAAGTTGTTGTGATACCCGGCATGATACCCAAGTTTATCAAGGTTCTCAATTCGGGCGATGCCGCTGTGGTTAGTGTGCTGAGTGAGAAACACCACGAATACCGACCGCTGGTCATCAAAATGCATCGAGACAACGAGACCAATGGCTTGTGGTGGGAGATCCGGGACTTTTGCAACGATACCTTCTACAACGAAACGCTGTCCAAGTTTGCCTACAGCAACTGCACATCGGGCATAGTGATGTACACATTCAACGACAAGAAGTTCCCATCGACGTTCAGTTTCCTCACAGCGGGAGG CATCATTGGTTTGTACACCACCTTTGTGTTATTGGCCTCGCGCTTCATGAAGTCCTTCATTGGGGGTCAGAACCGAAAGATCATGTTTGAGGATCTGCCTTACGTTGATAGGGTACTGCAACTTTGTCTGGATATTTATCTG GTACGAGAGGCTTTGGAATTCGCCCTGGAGGAAGATCTGTTTGCCAAATTGCTCTTCCTGTACCGATCGCCCGAGACGCTAATCAAGTGGACCCGTCCCAAGGAGGAGTACGTGGACGATGACGGCGACACCGACTCCATTCCCAGCCGAATGAGTGTACGTCGGCcagagcagctgcagcagcagcagcagcaactacaATAA